GTCAGCTCGCCGCCGCCGTCGACCCCGCGGGACATCGTGTTGTCGAGCTCGTTGCCCGAGCCGGAGAAGTAGTAGGAGTCACCGCAGGTGGCGCACGGGTCGCCGAGCTCGGTGGTGACCTCCTTGTCCGGGAGCAGCACCATCAGGGCGTTGTGCTCCTTGCCCTTGGTGGACTGGCCGGGGCGGATCCAGTGCTTGGAGGAGCGGCCCGCTCGGGCCACGTCGTAGTCGAGCCAGCCGAGCTGGAACTTCTCCCAGGCACCGAACGGCATCGGGCGGTCGCCGATGCCCTTGTCCTTCTTCGCGGTGCCGCGCGACTGCGACATCAGCGACCAGAAGCCGGTGGAGTTCTCCGCACCGCCGGTGTTGCCGGAGGTGTCGTAGAGGTCGGGCAGACCCAGGTCGTGGCCGAACTCGTGGGCGAAGACCGACAGGCCGCCGTTCTCGGGCTGGATGGTGTAGTCACCGACCCACACGCCGGTCGGGTTGTCGGGCAGCTCCACGGCCGAGCCGTTGGCGTCGGACGTGCCGCCCTCACCGATGTCGACGCCGCCGAACGGCGCGCCGCCCTCGGGGCCGGTGCCGTAGGGCTGGACACCGGCGTACCAGCGGTGGCTCCAGATGGCGTCGCCGCCGTAGATCGGGTCACCGTCGGCCTGGTCGCCACCGGCGTGCACGACCTGGAAGTGGTCGATGTAGCCGTCGGGCTCGTTGAAGTCACCGTCGCCGTCGAAGTCGTAGCGGTCCTGGACGTCGAAGGTCTTGAGGTACTCGCGGACCTGGGTCATCGTCCAGCCGGCGTCGAGCTTCTCCTGGGTCCAGACCGACAGCGCGTCGCGGATCAGGAACCAGGTGTTGTTGCAGCTGATGTCGCCGCACAGGTCGCGGCCGTAGCGCGCCTGGTTGAACGGGACCTTGACCCACTCGGTGACGTCGCCGTCGATGGAGTAGGTGCCGCTGGACTGCTCCTCGTAGAACGACTTCATCCGGTTGAAGTACATGTTCTCGAAGTAGGACTGGTCGTAGTCCTTCTCCCACAGCGTGGAGTTGTCCTCGCTGCGGTCGGGCTTCGGGATCTCGTTGTGCAGCGGGCCGTCGTCACGCTGGGCGTCGGACTCCCCGGCGGGGTACGCCGAGTGCACGGTGTCACCGAACTCGGCGAGCACCACGAAGATCTTGTCCGTGCCCTTCTGGGTGACCCGCGCGTAGGCGTCCTTGCTGACCCGCTCGACGGGCCCACCCTTGCCGCCGTTGCGCAGGCGCTGCTCCACGGCCTGGCGACGGAGGTCGGCGTACTTGTCCTGCCACGGCATGCTCAACGAGTCGCTGACACGCGGGGCGTCGTGAGTGCCCTCGCCGGTCGCCTGGGGTGCTGCACCCGACGGGGCCGCGGTCAGCGGCATCGCCAGGGCGGCGGCGACGAGCGAGGAGCTCGCGATGGTGGCGAGCTTCTTCCTGCTCAACTGCTTCCTCCCTTAACCGAGAACAGGCTCGCGCGACGTGCGGGAGCCCGAGCCCTCCCGCACCGTTTCCGAGCGCGTGGGGGATGGGGAGAGACGACAACACGCAATACCCCCAGGGGAAGGGCGAGCAGGCATCGTTACCTCTTCGTGACCGACTGCTGACCTGTCCCCACGGCCGGCCTCGTGCCCACCAGGCCCCCTCCCCCGGAGCCGGCTCCGGGGGTCAGCCGACCTGCTCGATCTCCAGGACCCGGTCGCCGAGCCGCAGCACGTCACCAGCCAGCAGGGTGACGGGACGGCCGGGCGAGAGGTGCCGCGGGACGCCTTGGCGGATGAGCACCGAGCCGTTGGTCGAGCCCCGGTCCATCACGACCAACGAGCCGTCCTCGCCGAGGGACAGCTGGGCGTGGGTCTTGGAGACCGACATGTCCGGCGAGGCGAGGGCGACCAGGTCGGCGACCTGCTCCCCCGGTCGGGCCTGCGGTCCGCGGCCCAGGAGGGTGACTCCGCGCACCACGACCCGCTCGCCGGTGTCCGCGGTGGCACGCCAGCGCGGTGTCGCGACCGCCGGCGGGGGCGGTGCCGCGGTCGGCGGCGTGGCCGGGGGGACGGTCGGTGGGGTGGCGGGTGGGGTGGCGGGTGGGATGGCGGGGCCTCGGGTGGCCGGCGGGACGTCGGCGCGGCGGCGACCCGGCGCCGGCCCGTCGGGACGCGCGGGTGCCTCGGGTGCCTGGGGTACCTGCGGCCTGACGGAAGCGCCCGACTGGCCGTCGGGGGTGCCGGTGGCGGGGCGCGGGGTCGCGGGCGCCGGCTCCGGCGGCACCAGCCGCATGGCGGTGAGGTTGACCATCGGCTGCGGGCGCTCCGGGGCGGTCTCGGGCGCAGCGACGGGCCGGACGTCGACGACCTGGGTCCCGGCGACCTCGTCGTGCCAGCCCCGGCGACGACCCGAGCCGTCGGCGGCAGCGGTCCAGGCCAGGGTGGCCAGGCCCAGCCCGAAGGTCGGGGGCCCGGCGAGGGCGAGGACGGCCTGACGACGTACGGCGGCGGCGAACGACAGCGCGCCGTCGACCGGCTCCACGCGCAGCCCGAGCGCCGCCATGCCGGGCGTGGCACCCCGGGCCGCGAGGAGGGCGGCCCCGCCGGCGACGAGGACGACGGCCAGGGCGAGGGGCGCCGAGAGGACGAGCCAGGCAGCCTGATCGGAGGCGACCAGCAGCCAGGCCAGGCCGACGGGCAGCCCCCAGCCGAGGACCCGGTCCAGTGCGTAGGC
This genomic window from Nocardioides marinus contains:
- a CDS encoding immune inhibitor A domain-containing protein, whose amino-acid sequence is MSRKKLATIASSSLVAAALAMPLTAAPSGAAPQATGEGTHDAPRVSDSLSMPWQDKYADLRRQAVEQRLRNGGKGGPVERVSKDAYARVTQKGTDKIFVVLAEFGDTVHSAYPAGESDAQRDDGPLHNEIPKPDRSEDNSTLWEKDYDQSYFENMYFNRMKSFYEEQSSGTYSIDGDVTEWVKVPFNQARYGRDLCGDISCNNTWFLIRDALSVWTQEKLDAGWTMTQVREYLKTFDVQDRYDFDGDGDFNEPDGYIDHFQVVHAGGDQADGDPIYGGDAIWSHRWYAGVQPYGTGPEGGAPFGGVDIGEGGTSDANGSAVELPDNPTGVWVGDYTIQPENGGLSVFAHEFGHDLGLPDLYDTSGNTGGAENSTGFWSLMSQSRGTAKKDKGIGDRPMPFGAWEKFQLGWLDYDVARAGRSSKHWIRPGQSTKGKEHNALMVLLPDKEVTTELGDPCATCGDSYYFSGSGNELDNTMSRGVDGGGELTAKARWSIEDGWDYAFLQATTDGQTWENVPTDRSYEGADEGGANPDQTGISGSSGGWVDLTATVPAEAVGIRFRYLTDAAVSLPGFQVDEVALDGTPIGSAEGGADGWSLDGFTTTTGTMVSEHVNAYIVDNRQYVGRDRLLKHVYHFGNIAEEPDRVDFYQQGAGALISYWDTSYDDNNVGDHPGGGLILPVDAHPEFVHTPDGNLARPRTSSFDAAFGLDRKKSQEIDWLGDPFELPKIRPVSTFDDTLDWWYAGDEHGTDSHPGRYQQGWSSVDVPKTGTTITVKKVKKNGVMVIKVGTSS
- a CDS encoding RDD family protein, with the translated sequence MSTTAPPVPGSSPPARAPRGPEGLRPADLERRLHAYALDRVLGWGLPVGLAWLLVASDQAAWLVLSAPLALAVVLVAGGAALLAARGATPGMAALGLRVEPVDGALSFAAAVRRQAVLALAGPPTFGLGLATLAWTAAADGSGRRRGWHDEVAGTQVVDVRPVAAPETAPERPQPMVNLTAMRLVPPEPAPATPRPATGTPDGQSGASVRPQVPQAPEAPARPDGPAPGRRRADVPPATRGPAIPPATPPATPPTVPPATPPTAAPPPPAVATPRWRATADTGERVVVRGVTLLGRGPQARPGEQVADLVALASPDMSVSKTHAQLSLGEDGSLVVMDRGSTNGSVLIRQGVPRHLSPGRPVTLLAGDVLRLGDRVLEIEQVG